A section of the Paenibacillus yonginensis genome encodes:
- a CDS encoding fumarylacetoacetate hydrolase family protein, with product MKLVSIVRNGTEEAAILTEEGYLALSAVNEAAGKTWPVHLSAVLKGGFLEEIRVWYEHQLSRGWDPKLAAEPFASVRYAPPDRHPGKIWGVGANYAEKAAEMAVCPEEEPICFMKPNTTLIGPEDIIILPQGSKRVTAEAELAIIIGTACKNVAPAEALDYVGGYAASLDMTEKDIHARNPRFLGRAKSFDTFFSLGPELVTPDEITSLQDLTVETVLNGHIACGSHIANMIYSPAYILSFFSRFMTLLPGDILMTGTPGSVEIHEGDTVECRIGGFLPLRNGVGRE from the coding sequence ATGAAGCTGGTTTCCATAGTACGTAACGGAACGGAAGAAGCGGCCATCTTAACTGAGGAGGGGTACCTGGCCCTATCGGCCGTCAACGAAGCCGCGGGCAAGACCTGGCCGGTTCATTTATCCGCCGTTTTGAAAGGCGGTTTCCTGGAAGAGATCCGGGTCTGGTACGAACATCAGCTAAGCAGGGGCTGGGACCCGAAGCTTGCTGCCGAACCTTTTGCGTCGGTTCGTTACGCGCCGCCTGACCGGCATCCCGGGAAAATTTGGGGTGTAGGAGCGAACTATGCGGAGAAAGCCGCCGAAATGGCGGTGTGTCCCGAGGAAGAGCCGATTTGTTTTATGAAGCCGAACACAACTTTGATAGGACCTGAAGACATAATTATATTGCCTCAAGGTTCGAAGCGGGTAACGGCCGAAGCGGAGCTTGCGATCATTATCGGAACAGCTTGCAAAAACGTTGCGCCTGCCGAAGCGCTGGATTATGTAGGCGGATACGCCGCCAGTCTGGACATGACGGAGAAAGACATTCACGCCCGCAATCCCCGGTTTTTGGGCCGGGCCAAAAGCTTTGATACCTTCTTCAGCTTGGGTCCTGAGCTGGTTACGCCGGATGAAATCACCAGCCTCCAGGACCTGACTGTGGAGACAGTGCTGAACGGGCATATCGCTTGCGGCAGCCATATCGCCAATATGATTTATTCGCCGGCGTATATCCTATCGTTTTTCTCCCGGTTCATGACGCTGCTGCCCGGCGACATTTTAATGACCGGTACTCCGGGTTCTGTAGAAATCCATGAAGGAGACACGGTGGAGTGCCGGATTGGCGGCTTTCTCCCGCTTCGCAACGGGGTTGGACGTGAATAA
- a CDS encoding amidase, with protein sequence MNMDHADQWNAYIQKDLNIQPQSGGRLEGLSFAVKDVFAVKGHRNAAGNPAWLRTHDPSGYTAPVIEALLGSGAALKGMTHTDELMYSLSGENVHYGTPVNPAAPDRIPGGSSSGSAAAVAAGLSDFALGTDTGGSVRIPSSYCGIYGFRPTHGRISVHGVIPLAHSFDTVGWMSRNPDVLRRVGEVLGAPQPNLGLPFLEVHLPSDAWSLLDSAASRVLRSLIPAVEQAAAAGRWGRLADAGLPDWARIFRTIQGFEIAEEHGGWIAEYKPVFGPDIAGRFAWARTISREQAEACRTERSSIQSNLMQLLGRDGLLVIPTAPGGAPRTGAKGEAAENVRSKVMQLTSIAGLSGFPQVTLPVARIDGLPLGLSILSAPDQDGRLLNWVEKQLVPAIEPLTSLEGPAKMGRSQAEPGCASDRRHLGEGR encoded by the coding sequence ATGAACATGGACCACGCCGATCAGTGGAACGCATATATCCAAAAAGATCTGAATATACAACCGCAAAGCGGCGGGAGACTCGAGGGTTTGTCTTTTGCCGTTAAAGATGTGTTTGCTGTGAAAGGCCACCGGAATGCGGCGGGGAATCCGGCTTGGCTCCGGACCCACGATCCTTCCGGCTATACGGCTCCGGTTATCGAGGCGCTGCTGGGTTCGGGCGCCGCGCTGAAGGGGATGACCCATACGGATGAGCTGATGTACAGCCTGAGTGGAGAAAATGTCCACTACGGGACCCCGGTCAATCCTGCGGCTCCGGACCGTATCCCGGGCGGCTCCTCAAGCGGTTCGGCGGCAGCGGTGGCTGCAGGGCTCAGCGACTTTGCGCTGGGCACGGATACCGGAGGTTCGGTGCGTATCCCTTCCTCTTATTGCGGAATTTACGGCTTCAGGCCCACGCATGGGAGAATCTCCGTACACGGAGTGATTCCGCTGGCGCACAGCTTCGATACGGTCGGCTGGATGAGCAGGAACCCGGATGTGCTTCGCAGAGTCGGCGAGGTGCTTGGGGCGCCGCAGCCTAATCTGGGGCTCCCTTTTCTGGAGGTCCATTTGCCTTCAGATGCCTGGAGTCTGCTGGATTCTGCGGCTTCCCGGGTCCTGCGCAGCCTGATCCCGGCGGTTGAACAAGCAGCTGCGGCCGGGCGGTGGGGGAGGCTGGCCGATGCTGGACTGCCGGACTGGGCACGGATCTTCCGGACAATCCAGGGCTTCGAGATCGCGGAAGAACACGGGGGGTGGATCGCCGAATATAAGCCGGTTTTTGGTCCGGATATCGCCGGGAGATTTGCCTGGGCACGGACGATTAGCCGGGAACAGGCCGAAGCATGCCGGACTGAACGAAGCAGTATTCAAAGCAATCTGATGCAGCTGCTTGGAAGGGACGGCCTGCTGGTGATTCCGACGGCCCCTGGCGGAGCGCCCCGGACAGGAGCGAAAGGAGAAGCAGCAGAGAACGTGCGCTCCAAGGTTATGCAGCTGACCAGTATTGCCGGTCTATCCGGTTTCCCTCAGGTGACCCTTCCCGTGGCCCGGATTGACGGGCTGCCGCTTGGGTTATCGATATTGTCCGCCCCGGATCAAGACGGCAGGCTGCTCAACTGGGTGGAGAAGCAGCTTGTACCTGCGATTGAACCTTTAACGTCTTTGGAGGGGCCTGCTAAGATGGGGCGGAGCCAGGCAGAACCGGGCTGCGCAAGCGATAGACGACATTTAGGGGAGGGACGGTAA
- the uraD gene encoding 2-oxo-4-hydroxy-4-carboxy-5-ureidoimidazoline decarboxylase, whose amino-acid sequence MGITLQEINGLEKAAFIRVLGGIFEKSPWVAEKVYRQAPFRTRQELYAQMLEVVVTAGDERILELICAHPDLATRLKTDSYSAVEQRGAGLDSLSPEEYERFSKLNEAYKRKFGFPFILAVTGRTKEEIAAAMEERLQHQPEAERQTALREIGRIAEIRLNQLIAG is encoded by the coding sequence ATGGGAATTACGCTGCAGGAGATCAACGGGCTGGAGAAGGCGGCGTTTATCCGGGTGCTCGGAGGGATTTTCGAGAAGTCGCCTTGGGTGGCCGAAAAGGTTTATCGGCAGGCGCCGTTTCGGACCAGGCAGGAGCTGTATGCTCAAATGCTTGAGGTTGTCGTCACTGCCGGGGATGAACGTATTCTGGAGCTGATCTGTGCCCATCCCGATCTGGCGACCCGGCTGAAGACGGACAGCTACAGTGCGGTAGAGCAGCGGGGGGCCGGACTTGATTCATTATCGCCGGAAGAATACGAACGTTTCTCGAAGCTGAACGAAGCTTATAAACGCAAATTCGGGTTTCCGTTTATTTTGGCCGTTACGGGCAGAACGAAAGAAGAAATTGCGGCTGCTATGGAAGAGCGGCTGCAGCATCAGCCGGAAGCCGAGCGGCAAACCGCGCTCCGGGAAATCGGCCGTATTGCCGAAATCCGCTTAAACCAATTAATAGCCGGCTAG